TAATTGGCATAGTTATCCAAACCTATATGACAGATGTGTTCCCCCTTCTGTACGGTCTGATGTTACGGGCCCACATTAAGCTCCTCAGGCAGAGAGTCGAGAAACTTTGCTTGGATCCCAGTCAGACTGATGATGAAAACAATGAGGAGCTCGAGAATTGCATCGAGGACCACAAACTTATTCTAGAGTAAAAAAATGAGGGTAAACTTATTGAATTTGtaagtgattttttttttgtattttcgcATAGATACGCCTCTGTCATACGTCCTGTAATCGAACCTACCATCTTAGTGCAATTCATGCTGGTCGGCTTAGTCCTGGGGATATCCCTGATCAATCTTTACTTTTTTGCTGACACCTGGGCAAAACTGGCTATAGCCGCGTACATAGTCGTTCAGATTTTTCAGACATTTCCCTTCTGCTACACCTGCGACCTCATCAGGGAGGACTGTGAGTCCTTGGCCATGGCCATATTTCACTCCAACTGGAAGGGCTCGAGTCGCAGATATAGATCCTCGTTGATTTACTTCCTGCAGAATGCCCAGAGGACGATCTCCTTCAACGCCGGATCTGTATTTCCCATATGCTTGAACACCAACATCAGGGTAAGAAAATTGAGATACCTATCGACCTATAGACTGTTAATTTCTTTGCAGGTTGCCAAACTAGCCTTTTCTGTGGTTACATTTGTGAAGCAATTGGGATTAGGATCCGAGATAAACAAGTAAAGAATTACGCATATTTTGATTATATTTTTGATTGTCACCTAATTACTATGTTATATCAAATATCtgcaataaatataaatatgtttTTTCTCACTAAAAATCAATGAAATGCTCGTCTTTCGATAGTTCGATAGTTTCGATAGGAATCACTTTATTATTCTCCAATTTTCGGTACAACGCCATCGGACCACATTCTCTTCGAGCTATGGTTATCCTCGAGCTATGTTAATTATATAGAATGAAGCTAAAGGTCAGGAAGATGGGAATTGCGAGTTAGAAAACGTATTGCAAGTAATTATTGAATCAAGCATTCAGTCAACAAAAGGCGCAAAGTTGCACAACCAATGGTCGCCCCTATAATCGATTATTGTGCGTCTAATGCGTGGGAAGAGTTACACATTTCTCATCGGCATGCACTCAACAAAAAGTTCCATTTTGCAACGAAACACAAAATATTCTGGCAGTAGAGGGCAACCTCCTACTTTTCTCAGTGCAAAAGGAAATGGTATAAGTACAGAAGTCTTGATTTTCAATTGCAGTTGTGAAATTAGCCTAAAGCAAAGTGCATCCCCCTTGAGTTTCAGATACAAATCAACGCTGTTTTACTTCCAGTAGTTCTGGTCATTTCCGGTCATTATTGGAGATGGCAACATCTCCATGAACGCAAAAGAATCAGTGTAAGCATATTGCAGGCAATCCCAAACCATCCAAAGccaataatttatttattttcatgCCGCCACTGAGGTCAACTTTATGAAGCAAAATAACATATACACGAAACGCCAAAGGAGCATAGGAGTAAGTGGCAGGAAAATGACTCCAATATGAAATGGTATCCACCTCACATCCGCAAGGGAaagtacacacacacaaaatactGTACGATGGCACAATTCTGTGGCCCCGAGTCCCCACCACTTTCCATTTCTGGCTTCAATTTCTtcgttttgtgtgtgtttcctGTTAAGAAATACAATTATGCAAACAATCGGGTGGTGGAAACGACAAAGTCAATTAAAATACGAGAAAATTAATTGCTTAAAATACGCATAGAATTGATTTACAAATTCGGCAAGACAGCGCAAACAAGAAATCAGTTTTAATTGCGGTTAAGCCAGGAGCAAAGACTCCTGGCGTCTGGCTCTCCGTTTCTCCACTTTCCACTTTCCCATTTCCTGGAAAACCCCAAAGTTCAAAGTCTAGCCGCTGGCGCAAATGTGCTTTGCCTGTCTTTGATGTGGAGCGACGGCTACAAATATCTAACTGCTGGAAGGAACTGCTGGTGGCACAGCGAGAGGCAGCGGCATCAGCAAGGATGCTGGTAGAACCAACATTTACATAAACTGAAATCAAACTGGAAATAGAGGCCACCACGAATGGAAAGCAAGAGCACTCATATTTAATGTAAACGCAGCGAAAAGCCTGCGGaaaattaatttgcattttTCCCAACCAACCAAAACAACAAccgccagagccacagccacagccacagccagcaaCCGGCAGCAGGCAGCCGACAACAACTGGCATACATTTGCAATCGAGTTGGTACATAGTTTTCCAAAAACACAAGTTTTCACTTGCCCAAATTCGCTGGGGAAATGCGGGAAACTCTTACCTCACATTGGGAGAAGGTGGCACTGACACCTCACATTTCCCCCGGGGCAAGAACACACACAGCCGATGTCTCCATTCCAGCAAAGAGGAGTCCACGAGGAGCAGGAGGACGAACTGTAGACGCGGCACGCGTAGACGCattaaatcaaattaaaagcCCCGCTAAAAGAAGTGACAAAACCCCAGGTAAATCCCATTTTAAATACAAATAGCATGCGTATACGCCCTGCGGGGGGGGCGTGGTGGCCAGAGGGAGAGACTCGGAGTCGGAGTAGTCGTCTCTGAGTGGTTCTGTGGCACACATTTTTCCAGGAGGCTTAACGGTGCGGCGTCTGTAATCttagtttaagttgattgtaCGACATCCGAATAGAGGATGGAGGATGGAGGATAGAGGATAGAGGATAGAGGAAAACGCTGTAGCCAAACACGATCCACAGTAAAATGctttaaataaaaatttgtGGGCCAGGGCTTTAGAGCCGGGGAAAATGggtttatttgtttgtttgtcggAGTCTAAGGGTTTGTCTGGCGCAACACTTTGGGGTCTGGCAACACGGGGACTAAGACACTCGCCTGCCTCTGTGTTTCTGGTTCGGGAATTGCTTTTAGCGTAATTGCAAGTGTATTCCCCAAAGGTGGCTCGAAGAGCGACTCTGCCTTTAGGCCCGAGCAGCGCACGGAGCCGGCGGCATTGTGTTTCGACCATATTTGCACGGTGCCGCATTTCAATTAACCCGTGAACCTCTGTACCCATGGCCCCCGGTCTTTGTTTCGTTAGTTTTTATTAGTTTTTAACCTTTTGGCTTTTCACAATGCAAGTGTGTGCTTGCCTGCCTGCTGGCCTGCCTGACTGGCTGCCGTTCAACGCAGCTCAATCAATCAGTCAGGCGATCAATCAAAAAATTCAATCACCATCAATTGCAGGTCCGCAAACAGAGAAGGCAGCGGGCCAGCCACAGGAAAAAATAACAGCTCAGAGACTCATTCATTAACTGGAAAACGATTCTGGCCAAAGCCGAAAATTGCAAATCGACAAAACCCAAGctaaagccaaagccaaaggcTCCGAGCACTTCACTTGACTATTCAGCCAAAAAAAAGTTTTGCCCTCTGTGTACTTTACGATGGCCGATGCATTGGGCCAAAACCAGAACCCTCCACACGCCCTTTGCTTCCGTCCTGGACTATGTTTTTTGTAGCATATGATACGAATTTACATGTGTCCGGTACACTGGAGAAAAATGCATACATTCCTGCTATAACCATTCCAAGTAGGAATAAACAGTCTTTAAGATTCATTTATGTgttaatttacaaaaatttTGGCCAAAGATGAAGCCTAAAGTACATGTAAAGGTCGTAGACAGAGCAACAAGGCCTTCAGGCTGGTTTTTAATATTATCACATTGAAATGATTTCGATTTGAGAGCAAAGACAGAATGGGTACGAAAAACTTGGCAACTGGTGTGCCAACTCACTGAAAAGGTTGCAAAATGTATCCCCTATGAGGCAGTGATGGGGTTGGTGGGCGGAACGAGGGACTGCGTCTGGAGGAACGTCTCACCGAGACGCCACGAATGCTTGAATCAATTATGCTGTTCCCGCTATCCAATAAGAAAAGGAGTTTGGTGTCGTCGACCTCATCTCCGCTTATCTCCGCCGATTGCGGATTTCCGTCAAGAAATCTAAAGTCAGTATCGTGTTCTCAACGTATGACTTTTCCCTCAGTGTACATATCTGTGTTATTATGTGTGGaagtgtgagtgtgtgtgaaATTGTGTGGCTTGTAAAAATCACTTTTTTAAAGCATTCGGCCTTTGCGACAGATACACGCATTGAAGCGTGGGCACTTTTGCGTTTTGCCAACGAGGAACACAGGACGAgaaggaggatgaggatgaggatgaggagcAGGATGAGGACCATTCCATGCTGCACGATGCCACACGATTGAAGgcagccaacagccagccagcatacttgtatttattttattccAGCTCGTTCTGGCAGTGCATAAAACTGTTTTTAACATGGTTCTTCTgttggttgttttttttcgtttcgtttcgttcgggaggagcggagcggagcggagcggagcccTTTTTATGCCAAATGTAAGCGATCTGCACGGAACTGACACAAATACGGGACTCTGCCAAAGGGATGgggttggtgttggtgttggggTTGAGGATGGTGTGGCATGAAAGCCGAGTGTTGGACAAGCAGATTTAAACCGTTACGGTTTACCTGCCACTATACAACACACGCACCCCGTGCCACCTACATCTACCCATGGATGCATACACATATACCATATATATTTCAACACACACCTTCACATACTGcatgtgtacatatatatatttaaataaaacgCTTTCGCATCAAGCAGGACAGCGCCGCACTTTGCGCAATCACAGACAAAAACGCGGCCAGTTGGGGCATGCTACAGCATGAAGCAGGGGCAGAACGGAGATGACAGAGTGGAGTGGCACATCGTGGGGTGGGAGATGGAACCAGCTTCCATTGATTTCACACAGCTTTGGCGAAGAAAAACACATAAAAGCCGTTCCAGTACAACATAAAAAAAAGCTTAAcattttacaaaaaaaaacgagacGAAAGGAGGAGAAGGACGATAGCCGAAGCTTTGGATACCCTTGAATTTGCAGGTGTCATAATCCTAGGGAAAATTTCAAACTATATTCAAAGGCagtttgttattttttttaaagaaTTTTTTCTTAGCATTCTACAGTTTCGTCTGCTTTTTCCGAAAAGATACCCCATTTCAGGGCTCGTAAAAATCTCCTTGACTTCATTGCAAATCACGCCTCAAGCTTCCAATACCCTATGCTAGAgtattcaaaaaaaaaaacccttttacacacacataaacaaATGGAAATGCAAATATAAATACGACAACAGGGAAAGCGGAAAAGAGGACTGCTAGACGGGTGGACTTGGCAAAAATGTTGTCGTCACGTGGCCGCTGCATAAGCTGAAATGAGTTACATCAAATGCTTTTGGCTTTCACAGGAAATGGCAGCGCAATGCATTTTTATTTACATCTAAGGACACTGGTAGCAGCGGCAGGGGGAAAGCCATTAAGGAATTGCTCGGCAATTGAAATGTCCAAGTCAAATAAAAAGCGAGGGGGTActcgttgccgttgccgttgccccAGACATTCATTGGACGAAAGAAAGATAGGAGGAGGAGTATGGGGTGCTGTGGTTTGTCAGGCATTtgattaaaattaaaaaatacttGGACTCTCGGCAGGCTTTGATGTCGACCACATCATGGGGGGATCTTTACCCACAGTAACGTTCCTTCCACTCGTCTAAATCCGCTATTTAGTTCCCATTCTCCACCGTGACATTGATTTATGCGAAGCAGTGTAATGAAAAGGATCAGAAGGACCGAAAAGCGACCAACTGGCTGTATCATCTGGCTGGACGAGGTAAACGATGGCCGGCGTTAAGCATTCGATTAAGGTAAGCGAAAATAAATTACAAAGTATTACGGCTAAATGGTGTTCTGCCAAAAGTGTTCTCCCCCCCTCTCTTCGAGCGATACGCATACGCCTCATGGGGCACAATCCATACATAAAAGGCAGCTCCAGGAGTGGGGCAGAACTGGTGCTGCTGCAACACTCGAGAATTTCCTCGCGAGCTCGAGGCAGACGGCAATCAATCATCAATTACGATTAAGTCCATCAGGAATTATGCGTTAAATTGATGGAAAGTCAGATGGCAGTTGGCTTGAATTATGGCGTTAAATCAATTTTCGTTCTGTAGTTAAATCAATGGAACTATTCCTCCGGCCATTGGCCCCGGGCTTAGCTCTGGCATTAGCATTAGCTGCACAGAACCGTCAGTCAAAGTCAGTCTGCCAGATGGTAGAGTCAGATCCGGAGAGCTAATGCCGAGGCAGATGCTCAGAACAAACTTTAATCGCCCGCCAGGACACTcaggctctctctctctctctctctctggatcTGTATCCCGGGTTTCAAGTGACGTCGGAAAACTTTCGCCAGGCCAATAAACCAGGACCCAGCGACAGCCAAACGACAAGGCTGCCTGGCTGCTGGTCTCCACTCTAttcgactccactccacttGATCCAAGGAAAAGGCAGGACAAGCCGACACTGTGACGCATCGACCTGGACCTAgacctggtcctggtcctggacCCGGACCCCTCGCTGAATGTTTGCTACGTCCGCCTGCATCGCTTCTACGAGaaatgaaaatattttcttGCATTGCGCTCAGCGAAATTGAAGAAAAATCtaaagaaaattaaaaaaaggaAGGCATGCTTTGGTCTTATTAGGACTATGGGATACCTATTACCtattataataatataataattattatttattatgcaAAATATATAAACAGAAAGCAAAAAAgcttaaaatatttatataatatttatatatgatTTTTTACAGATGAATAGATAATTGATGTAAGCAGTAATTTATCGAATTTCATTtctaaaatttaaatatatttaaattggGGAAACAAGAGTTTGTTCGAGTGTCAGGGCGAAAAGGCGACGGGAAAGATTTCAAAATTATCTCAAACTGCATTAGCATTCCAGAGATAATTTCATATATAATCCAGATCCATAGCTAGATCGATTCCAAACTCGTAGAAACGCAGAAAGAAGAAACCTTCTGCTTTTTACCCACATTTTCAATGGTCCAATAAACCCTAAAGTTTCACATTTACAAGGTAACCAAAACAAATCAACTGAACAGAAGAAAAACTGCAAATCGCAGTGCATCGTCCATCCTGTCCTTCGTTCCATTCCGTAGGTCCAtctgtctgtttgtctgtctgtctgtctgtccgtctggggTGTCTGCGCGTCAATTGACTGCAATAATTCTGGGGAAAGAGCGCAGAGTGTAAGGCTGCCGAGATGCCGAGCTGCCAAGCCAAGTAGTAATTTATTTATCAAGTTTCAAGCTGCAGCTTGAAAACTTAATACGCGACTAAATTGAATGCAGTGCACAAAAGAAGCATCTATTGCATCGAAAATTAAGCCGTGAAGGCCAAAGCCCAGGCCCAGTCAGAGTTTTGCCCATAACTAAAGCGTCGGAACAACTAAGTCGATTAACGCTCGATCATCAATAGAAAGAgtgggggagggagggagggagggagagagcggTCATCGATAGCTTTTGAAGGGTGCTTGTCCCTAACCAAATTGCACTTTACCACAAAATTCAATTTTCGTATCCTCTTtgcccctgctgctgcatGCGGCATGGCATCCTGGCCAGTAAGTAGCAATTCATGCGTGAACCTGACAAGGACACGCCCACAATACACACAGCACCCCCACAGCtcaaagtgtgtgtgtgtgcgcggtGTGGGGCATGCCACAATCTACTGTACCGTATccgctgctactgctgctgctgtttgctGCATGCCAGCATAAGCAAATAAAAAAGAGAGTGAAAAATCGAATGCGTATCCTTTGTGCAAAGTATCGAAATGAAAGGACATTTATGCAGAAAGACATATGGGTCAGGGGACTCGACAAACTTTTCTTTATCGCCGAGCGAGCCGCATACACACACTCCAATCGCAAATATTTGTAGAATGCCATAACACAAGGACCCAACGTGAAGGGCTACACcgacacacaacacacacccAGAAAGGGGAAAGTGTGGCAACTGTCTAGAACCGCCACTCATTGGTGCCCCAATTCCATTTGGAATCCCTTGTCCTCGTTCTTCATTGCCAGGTACTATTTGCATTGAATGGCAAATGGTGAAAGCAGTCTCTAATCGAAGGCAAAATATTCAATATAAATAATTGATGCGCACTTTTTGTTGTGCCCTTGCACTATCCACCTTGCCGCCCACCGTTGCATGCAACAATAAAAACAATTCCGAgtgccagctgctgctgctgctgctgcaatgGCAAAACAATTTTGCATACGTTTtctacatgcatacatatatgtactatgGCAGGACCTTGTGCCCGCCGCCCACtgattgatgtcctttttgcTGGCattgttcttgttgttttcGCAAATTGGTTTCCATTGAGCTAGAAATGGGGGCGGCTTGTCTGTGGCACACTTTCAAGGTTGCGCTTGCTGCCGCATTAAGTGTCCTGTCCACACGaggaaaaacgagggggaaaaAGAAGCAAAAATCCCATTGCATACTTATGAGGGCAAAGTGTATAAGTCTCAATTAAAATTTTACGCCCGTTTGCATTTAAAGTGCCTGTGttttgtgtatgtgtgtgtggggctaagagagagagagagagaccctGAGAAGGGGGAGAGTATAGGGTTAAGTGAGTAGCAGAGGTAGAGGGGCTACGGGTTAAGAGACGCTCAAGCTTTAAGAACTCGAGTGTGTGTGAGCGTGTATGTGTGGTGTATGGCCCATAGGCTCAACTGTTTGGTAGTTAGCCTACAGGCAGTAGCAGCACCATCTGTGCCACTTGCCCCAGCTCTTGTGCAAACTTTTCCAAACTGCACGCTGCATgctgcagctggagctgcCACAAAGCCTTGGCTTGTGGGTGTGTGTTGaaagcttttttttttgttttgttgtcggCCTTCCAGAGTGTGCACAAAAGCGTATTTAATGAAACGAAACTTTAAACATAATTGAGTAAGTGCTGCCATGCTGCCAAATTTGACAAAACATATTTTGTACGATACCACATCGTAGCTCCGACCACCCGATGCATTATAATCTGCCTTTTGTGTGTGCCTTAAATGTGGAAAGTCGCATGAGGGCTCAATACTGAAGGGCAATAATCGGGCATTATTTACGGGGTATTAGGTGCTACGGTTTGTAAAGATGATGATTACGAAAATTAATGTATCAGAGAACAATCGCCGCAGAACGATAGAAATATGTTACGTATCCTTTAAACGAGGGCTTTCCTTGATTACCAGAAGAGGTTCTCTATCTTCAAGGCTATGGTTATCTGTTCTCTTTATCCTATCCACCACTAATCGCCTTagttgtatatttatttagtttttttttcacAATATTTTACTTACAATTTAAAATATATCCTTCACGTTTTTGCATGCTTTTCTAACCTTTTTGTAGTACTTTCTAAATATTTACTTTCACAGGAAGATGCTTTGACAGCATCAAAAACTATTGTTGCAACACAAAACTAACCCACCCACAAGCTGTTCTATCCCCTCCCACATGtgaaatacattttttattATCACTTTTTTGTAGCGGggttttatgttttttttattctAGCTGTTTTGCAAAAtagaaatacaaataaaaacaaaatcaaCTTGCAAAATATGTGGAATATTCCACAGGCGCACAACAATGGCTATAACTAAAAGGCGCCAAATGAAATATGCAACAAAAGCGAAGAGCGCGTGGCACAGCCAAATAAATTGAAAACCGAAAGAAAAAAAGTACCAGCAACAAATTGAAAGAGTAaggagtggaagtggaagtggaagtgggaGTGGGTAGTGCCGGCAAGGGAGAGAAAAATGTAAAAtagaaaatggaaaaacaCAAGCGTAGAGAGAACTTGGTTAACAAATTGCAGCGAATATTAGAAGCGAAGTCTAATGCAGCGGATGCAATGGATGTGCAACGGACAATGGACCCATATTTCTGACAacgaattaaacaaaatccAACTGGAGATATGTGTGGCAGGGAGAGGGGTCGAGAAGGGGTTAGATCAGGGAGTGACAGAAGCCGGGACAAACACAATAAACTGCCAGACAGGGGCAGGGACAACAAACTAAACTACAAAGAAAGGGTATATACGAGAGTTTAAGCTTTATAAATACGTATTTTGATATAATTTAGAAAACGTTCTTGTATTTTGTATTAGGACGTTCAATGTGCTATCAATGTGCAATGGACGCCAATCAGAAGCTGGGCTAGCAGGCAGAAGGAGCAGACAACCTTTCTTCATTCCAACACGTATAACCTTTACCATCTTTGAGATACACTCGTGGTGATCCATtctctactctttttaagagTACAACAAAATGGCTAAAGAAAACACTCTAGAAACTGGCATCGCATCGATTTTCCTCATAGCCGAAAAGAAACAAGTTGATGATGTGCAGCCGCCACACATAGATACAACAagcagtgtgtgtgtgtgtgtgtgtgtatctctGTTCGTGAGTGGATTGGGCGGCCGAGAGCAGTGAAGCATTGGAGCATGGCTGAGGTCCGTGGGATAGAGTTGGACTTGGAGCTTTTCATATTTCCGCTCGAGTCTGCTGCCAGgacaatttttaaaaattcaattttccTTAACGTCTAAGCGGTTTCTCCTCATgtttgtgtgtatgtatgtatatccctggtgtgtgtgtgactgTAAGTTTTCCACTATAAAAGATGCAGCACAGGAATAGCTAGAGAAAATTGCCTTTTGCGGCGATTCCGTCCACAAATTGCCAGAGCAAGGAGGCAGGACGCAAAatatcaaaaatacaaaaaataaagaacCGAAgagaataaaataaaaacaaagtAAGACTCTGTAAGCATAAACCATCTAAAAATAAACCCAAAGAAATAGAAAACACCAGCGGATAGTATGCATTG
This region of Drosophila miranda strain MSH22 chromosome 2, D.miranda_PacBio2.1, whole genome shotgun sequence genomic DNA includes:
- the LOC108154022 gene encoding odorant receptor 98a produces the protein MWRFYKIEKLLGRMDERCIDSTERSEVHRWVARCHIAYLIYQFIFISYTISTFLTATYSGVVPWNIYNPFIDWRESTRNLWIDSMLELMFIIGIVIQTYMTDVFPLLYGLMLRAHIKLLRQRVEKLCLDPSQTDDENNEELENCIEDHKLILEYASVIRPVIEPTILVQFMLVGLVLGISLINLYFFADTWAKLAIAAYIVVQIFQTFPFCYTCDLIREDCESLAMAIFHSNWKGSSRRYRSSLIYFLQNAQRTISFNAGSVFPICLNTNIRVAKLAFSVVTFVKQLGLGSEINK